The Cellulosimicrobium cellulans genome contains the following window.
CCGGATCCGGTACAGCGCGGCCGGCAGGGACACGACGAGGAACCGCACGACGTCGCGCCACGCGGGCTCGTGCGCCCCCGCGATGCGCGTGCGGGCCTTGCCCAGGAGGACGGAGAGGCGGGAGATGAGCACGGGGTCCGGCGCGACGGACCGGACGGTCGACAGGTGCGTCGCCACGGCCTGGTAGAGCCGGACCAGCTCGTCCGCCTCGGCGCCGTCGAGCGTGCGCCGCGAGGTGAGGGTCTCCAGGCGGTCCCACTGCGCGCGGTGCACGTCGGTGAAGGCGTCGAGGTCCACGACCGATACCCTGCCACACAGGGCGTGCCGCCGGTGCGCCGACCGGCGCGCGGGCACGGACCCGTGACGGAACGAGGCGAGGAGCAGCGTGCGGGACGGCATCCTGATCGGCGAGGGCGTGGTCCTCGACGCGCGACCGGCGTCGTTCGTCACGCGCGGCCTCGCGCTCTTCCTCGACATGCTGACGCTCTTCGTCGCGCTGTTCGCCCTGCTCTTCGCGACGTCGGGCTCGCTCGAGCTCGTCGACCCGGACTTCGCCCCGGCCATCGGGATCGCGCTCGCCGTGCTCGTCATGGTCGTCGTCCCGACGACCGTCGAGACGCTCTCGCGCGGGCGCTCGCTCGGCAAGCTGGCGCTGGGCATCCGGGTCGTGCGCGACGACGGTGGCCCGGTCCGCTTCCGGCACGCCTTCCTGCGCGCCCTGGTCGGCGTCGGCGAGATCTGGCTGACGCTCGGCTCGGTCGCGCTCGTGGCGTCGCTGACGAACGACAAGGGCAAGCGCCTCGGCGACATGGCGGCGGGGACGTACGCGATCCGGGTGCGGGGCGGGCGGCCGACGCTCGCGCCGCTCGTCATGCCGCCGTACCTCGCCGCGTGGGCGTCCCGCGCCGACATGCGCCGCCTGCCCGACGGTCTCGCGCTCGCCGCGCGGCAGTTCCTCTCCCGCGCGGGCAAGCTCCACCCGGCGTCGCGGGCCCGGCTGGGGCAGGAGCTCGCGGGGCAGGTCGAGCGGTACGTCGCGCCGGGCCCGCCGCCCGGCACGCACCCGGAGACGTTTCTCCTGGCCGTGCTCGCGGAACGGCGGGACCGCGACTGGGCGACGGCGCAGCGCGCGCAGGCGCTCGCCGGCGAGCAGGCCGAGCTACTGCACCGGCTCCCCTACTCGATCCCCGACCCCACGCGCTGACGCGACGACACCTGTCCGCCGCTCCTGTCAGCGGTTCGTCGCGCTCGAGCGCGTGCTGCTGCTGACAGGTCGCGCGGGACGGGCGTCCTCGAAGCGGCCCACCAGGCGGGAGATGCCCAGGAGCACGAGCGCGAACGCACCGAACCAGACCGGGCGGCTCGCCCACCAGTCGGCGCTGCCCGGCGCCGGGAGCTGCTGGTCGAGCACCACGAGCACGATCCCGACGACGACGATCATCGCCGTGAGGTGCCACAGGTAGACGGTCATGGACCGTCGGGCGATCGCCGCGACGACGGTCCGGCCGCGGCCGTCCGCCCAGCGCACGAGCGGCCCCCGGGCGGCGAGCGCGAGCGCGACGAGAGCGACCGCGTGCAGGACGACCGGCGCCGTCGGCGGCCCGAGGTTCGACATCGCGTCCCCCGGCATGCCGATGAGCGACACCGGGTACGGTCCGACGGCGACGAGCAGGGCCGCGAGCGTCGCCGCGGCGAGCCCGACGCCCACGAGCACGACCGGCCGTGGCAGGACGGCGACCGGCACCACGCGTCCCCGGCGCACGACGCGCGTCCCGGAGCGCGCGTCGGCGTACAGGAGCCCGATGGCGTACGGCACGGCCCACACGAGCACGACGTCGACGAGCGCGAGGCGCTCCGCACCGGCGCCGAAGCGGAGCGCCTCGACCGCGAGCGGTGCGGCGACCAGCGCGCCGACGGTCCACCAGCCCGCGGCGTGCAGCGCGCGCCGCAGGAGCGGCGTGAGCACGACGAGGCCGAGGTACACCGCGAGGAACCACAGGAGCTGCGGCGCGAGCGTCGCGAGCGAGCGCACGGCGTCCCCGGGCAGTCCCGCCGCGAGCAGCACGCCGATCGCGACGACCCACGCCCCGACGAACACCCCGACGGGCCGCAGCAGCCGGGGGACGCGCCGACCGGCGAGCCGCGCCCCGGCCGCGAGGTCGGCCAGGGCGCTCGGGCGGGCCACCACCCGCCTGGCGCCCGCGAGCCCGGGCGAGCGACCGCCGTCGGGCCCGCGCTGCAGCCCGTACGCGGCCGAGGCCCCGGCGGCGAAGAACAGGAGCGCGAGGACCTGCAGCAGCCAGGTGACGGTCCAGCCCGCGCCGTGCGCGAGGGCGTTGCCGATGCGCAGGTGCTCGCCGTCCCACGTCGCGTCCGCCATGAGCCAGTGCACCGTGAGGACGCTGAGCGTCGCGAGGGCCCGCACGGCGTCGACGAACACGTCGCGGCGAGGCCGGCGCGCCCCGTCCTCCACGGGGAGCGGGGCGGTGCCGGGCGTCCGCGCGGTGCCTGACGGCGGTCGGTACCGGCGGGCGTGCGGCCCGCCCGGGGACGCCGGTCGGGCGGGCGCGGGGCGTGCGCGGGACGGCGCGCGGGTCGGGGACGGCGGCGGCGACAGGACGGCCACGGGATGCTCCAAGGTCGGCGTGCCCGGGAGGATCCCCGGTGCTCACCAGTCTCGAAACATCCTGTTCGTCCCGGTACGGGACGGTCCCCCGACCTCGCCGCGGCGGACCACCGCCGCGCACGGGGGTTGTCCCCCGGCCGGTCCCGACGACCTGTCAGCAGCTCGTCGCGCTCGGGCGCGAGCACGTGCTGACAGGTGGAGGGACGGTCGGCTACACCTTGAGGTAGCGCAGCACGGCGAGCACGCGCCGGTGGTCGCCCGCGTCCTGGGGCAGGCCGAGCTTGCCGAAGATCGACGTGAC
Protein-coding sequences here:
- a CDS encoding RDD family protein: MRDGILIGEGVVLDARPASFVTRGLALFLDMLTLFVALFALLFATSGSLELVDPDFAPAIGIALAVLVMVVVPTTVETLSRGRSLGKLALGIRVVRDDGGPVRFRHAFLRALVGVGEIWLTLGSVALVASLTNDKGKRLGDMAAGTYAIRVRGGRPTLAPLVMPPYLAAWASRADMRRLPDGLALAARQFLSRAGKLHPASRARLGQELAGQVERYVAPGPPPGTHPETFLLAVLAERRDRDWATAQRAQALAGEQAELLHRLPYSIPDPTR
- a CDS encoding acyltransferase family protein, which translates into the protein MAVLSPPPSPTRAPSRARPAPARPASPGGPHARRYRPPSGTARTPGTAPLPVEDGARRPRRDVFVDAVRALATLSVLTVHWLMADATWDGEHLRIGNALAHGAGWTVTWLLQVLALLFFAAGASAAYGLQRGPDGGRSPGLAGARRVVARPSALADLAAGARLAGRRVPRLLRPVGVFVGAWVVAIGVLLAAGLPGDAVRSLATLAPQLLWFLAVYLGLVVLTPLLRRALHAAGWWTVGALVAAPLAVEALRFGAGAERLALVDVVLVWAVPYAIGLLYADARSGTRVVRRGRVVPVAVLPRPVVLVGVGLAAATLAALLVAVGPYPVSLIGMPGDAMSNLGPPTAPVVLHAVALVALALAARGPLVRWADGRGRTVVAAIARRSMTVYLWHLTAMIVVVGIVLVVLDQQLPAPGSADWWASRPVWFGAFALVLLGISRLVGRFEDARPARPVSSSTRSSATNR